The following DNA comes from Candidatus Zixiibacteriota bacterium.
GTCATCACGCTACAGTAAATTCCCGGCCGGATAATGCAAGGAAGGGTTGCATGTATCAAAAAACTATTACCGTTCTTTTTATTGTTTTAGCCGCAATTCTGGTTTATATCCTGCCAATCGAAAGCCTCGAGGAAGCGCCCCGCAGGTGTTTGGCAATCTTCGTTATGGCCGCTCTTCTATGGATCACAGAGATCATCCCGCTCTATATCACCGGTCTGGCTATTCTATTTGCCGAAGTGGTGTTTCTTAACCCGGTTTTGAAACTACCCTCGGAGACATACTTCAGCCCGTTTTTCTCCAATATAATCGTGCTCTTTCTGGGTGGATTCGTCCTGGCCGACACACTTCACAAGTTTCGCCTGGATGAACGAATCTCGCGCATGATCCTGCACAGGCTCGGTTCCAACCCGAAAACGATCCTTTTGGGGTTGATGATCACCTCGGCCTTTTTGTCGATGTGGATGTCGAATACGGCAACGGCGGCGATGATGATTGCGCTGTCGCTTCCGATCATGAGGGGTATCGATGCCGACGATCCCTACCGCAAGGCATTGATCCTGGGCATCGCCTTCGCCTGTAACCTGGGCGGAATCGGCACTCCAATCGGCACACCTCCCAACGCGATAGCAATCAAATTCATGTCCGATCATGGTATCGAGATCAGTTTCATGCGCTGGGTAATCGCATCATTGCCAATAGCGTTGATCCTGGTTATTGGAGCCTGGCGGATTATCCTCATGATGTATAAACCCAAAATACAGTCTTTAATCATCGATACAAAAACCAGCGAGCCGATTGGCGTCCGGCAAAGACTACTGCTTTTACTTTTTCTGATCACTATCGGTCTCTGGCTGACAACTGAAATCCACGGCATGGCCTCCGGTGTAGTCAGCATGATTCCGATAATAGTCATCTTCGGATCCGGCCTGATGGGTAAATCCGACTTCAAAAACCTGAGCTGGGATATTCTCTTTCTGATGGGGGGCGGATTGACATTAGGTGTGGCAATCCAGGAATCGGGCTTATCCGATTGGGTGATGTCCTATATTAACCTGTCTGCCTTTCCTCAATCCGCCACCAGCGCGATTGTGGCCTTTATTTCCGGCACAATGACATCGTTTATATCCAACACCTCGACTGCCAACCTGCTGATGCCGATGGTGATCGGGATCAAGGGAATGAGCCTGACTGCGGTCTGTATGGCGGTCGCGTGGGCGGCTTCCGCTTCCATGGTTCTGCCGATATCGACTCCGCCCAATGCTATCGCCTACGGTTCCGGTGAGATAAAAATTATCGATATGCTAAAAGCCGGCTTAATCGTGACACTGTTTTCTTTGATCATAATTACCACGCTCGGTTACCTGTGGTGGAAAGTCCTGGGAATTGTATAAGGAGTACTTATGGAATATACTGTAAAAGTAGAAACCTGCCCTAAATGCAAGTCGACAAAAATGAAAAACTACGTCGCCTTCAAGAAGCATAAGCGCATTACAGTCTATGTCGAATGTGCTGAATGCGGTGAGTTCGTAGCACGCTACAGGCTACATCGCTACCTCGACATTAACGAACCTTACGAGTCTTTTCTACACCAGATCTCGATGTTCAAACACGACTCCGGCCGTAAGACATTGAACTCATTCAAGGATTTCATTGCGGATGCCAAAGAGGAATTCAAACAGGTCAAACAAGACTGGCAGACCAAACCGGAGATGCGCAAGATTTACCAGATCTTAGAAGAGACCGGCGACGATCTCTATTCCGACGACGATGAGTTATAATAATTCGCCTAATCTCATCGGGGATTATGATGATGTATCAACCGTGATCCCTTTCTGCGACCTGTAAATCCTTCGCGTTGTTCCATACTCTGTACCATCTCGTTGTATGTAGATTAAGTCTTCATGACTGACTTGCTTAATTGGCATTTACAGTTTCACCGAGATATTACAAGACTTGAGCAATTCCCGCTAAGCACTCGATAATTGAATCAATTAAAGAAATTATCACTTTCGGGATACAAATACCAGTCTATCTATCCCGTACCGGCATCGTGGGAAGACGTTTTTTTAAGCGATGCGTGGTCTCATAAAAAGCCAGTTCAGGGCTCAGGTTGCGGTAAAACAGGCGTTTTAGCGAAAGCAGATTTCCCAGACCATGACGGGCATGCTCAAACGATCCGATTTCCTTAGCAAGCTTGGTCAGCACCGGGCTGAGATCACGGTTGAGAAGCTTGTCGTCGCCGGCACCGGCGGACTTAAGCGCGATATCATGGTAGAGCGTCTGCCAGATCGCCAGCAGGCTGTCGATCTGATTGCGGTCAAAGAAATTGATCATGCCGGTAAATTCCAGCCAGAATTTCTCGAATGATCTGGTGAACAGGTAAGCCAAAAGCGAAACCGCTGTCTCGCGCTGACTCAAAAAGTCGGAATCAGCCAGTTCCTCAGCCCGTGCCAATGAACCAAACGACAAACGCGCCATCAGGTCGGCCTCGTCCGCAGACAGCCCCGCGGACTCACGCAGGTGCAGAGCGATAGCTTCGGTTTCGATGCGTTTAAAGCGTATCTTCTGACACCGGGACCGGATAGTCTCCGGAAGCCGTTCGTAGTTATCGCTGACCAGTATGATCAGGCTGTTTGGGGGTGGTTCCTCGATCGTCTTGAGAAGTATGTCGAAACCGGCAGGCAAAGAAGCCTCGGCACGATCGATAATCGCCGTACGGAAATCACTCTCGACAGGCGCACGAGAGATATGTCTCTGGAAGTCACGGATATCGTCTAAGTGAATTGAAGACGATTTATCGTAGGTCACCGGGCTGTAAGGACTGCTCAGCCTCCGGTCACGATAGTGATTGACATATTTATCACGCTCCTCGCGTCCTTTGGCCGTATCCCTGGTGGGCGGAAGCGGATAGATCAGGCTCAGGTCGGGATGATTCAGGTTGAGAACCCGTTGTTGCTGGTCAGGTTCGAAAGTGGCCCGGTCACCGGCCAAAAATCGCGCACAGACAGCCCGGGCGGTCTTCCATTTGCCACATCCTGCCGGACCATAAAAAAGATACGATGACGCCAGCCTGCCACTCTGGATCAGCCGTTCGAATAGTGCGGAAATCTCAGGTTGTTCAGAAATTTTCTGCATACTTCAAGATACGAAATTGAATCCGTCCGGCAACAGCTTTTGTGTCATTTCAGCCATTCGACCGGATCGAATGATTCCTCGCGGTTGCGCACACCAAAAAACAGGGCCGGACCGACATCGGAACCACTCTGGCCCGAAAGTCCGATGATATCTCCCGCCTCGACCGCTTCACCCCGGACGACGTCGATACGGGAGAGGTGACCGTAAAGTGTGTACCAGCCCTCGCCATGAGCAAGTATCACCATATTGCCAAAACCGCGCAGGTAATCGGCATGAGCCACTTTGCCAGAGACAGATGCGACAACCTCGGTTCCGACTTCAACCTCGATCGCTATACCCGGAAAGAAGGTTTCAGTACCTGTCTGGTTGTCATATTTTCTACCAAAATGCTGAATAATATGACCTTCGACCGGGCGAATCAGCCGTCCCTTCATACGGGGAAATTCAGCTTTGCTATCCCCGCTTCCGAGATCCTCTGTCAACTCAGCAAGTTGCCGGCGGTTTTCTGATGTTTCCTCCAGGTACTGCTGTTTGAGGTCGACATCGCGCTCGATTCGTGTCAAAAGCTTCTGCTTCTGGTTACGTTTCATGTTCAACAGACTTTCTTCGAGGTTTTTGCGTCGGACGAGTTCCCTGGTTTCATCATTAATTCGATTCAGACGAGATTGTTTGCCTTCAAGGTCAGCCTGAATGGCCATGATACTGTCTAGGTTGGTTTTCAGACCATTGACGGTTGCCTTGAAATAATGCGCCTGCCGGGCGGCCTGGTGTATATCTCCCGCCAACACCAACAGCGTGGGGCGCGGACGATAGCTCATGTAAAAGCTCTTGAGATTTATTGCCAGGCTCTCTTTTAACCTGGCAACCGCCTGTTTCTTGCTTTTGATTTCGCCCGTCAACTGCTCGATTTCTGATTGAGTACGGTCCTGGCGTTTTTCCAGCCGGGCGATCAGACGCGAGGTCAGACTGAGTTGTTCCTGTAAAAGATAAACCTGCTCGACCGCTGACTGGCGAACTTCCAGCAAACTGTCGAGTTCCTGCTTCTTGCGG
Coding sequences within:
- a CDS encoding DASS family sodium-coupled anion symporter, which translates into the protein MYQKTITVLFIVLAAILVYILPIESLEEAPRRCLAIFVMAALLWITEIIPLYITGLAILFAEVVFLNPVLKLPSETYFSPFFSNIIVLFLGGFVLADTLHKFRLDERISRMILHRLGSNPKTILLGLMITSAFLSMWMSNTATAAMMIALSLPIMRGIDADDPYRKALILGIAFACNLGGIGTPIGTPPNAIAIKFMSDHGIEISFMRWVIASLPIALILVIGAWRIILMMYKPKIQSLIIDTKTSEPIGVRQRLLLLLFLITIGLWLTTEIHGMASGVVSMIPIIVIFGSGLMGKSDFKNLSWDILFLMGGGLTLGVAIQESGLSDWVMSYINLSAFPQSATSAIVAFISGTMTSFISNTSTANLLMPMVIGIKGMSLTAVCMAVAWAASASMVLPISTPPNAIAYGSGEIKIIDMLKAGLIVTLFSLIIITTLGYLWWKVLGIV
- a CDS encoding peptidoglycan DD-metalloendopeptidase family protein; this encodes MNRSLYLLVFILLLFLSPAVSRNSDLDLEQLSRKKQELDSLLEVRQSAVEQVYLLQEQLSLTSRLIARLEKRQDRTQSEIEQLTGEIKSKKQAVARLKESLAINLKSFYMSYRPRPTLLVLAGDIHQAARQAHYFKATVNGLKTNLDSIMAIQADLEGKQSRLNRINDETRELVRRKNLEESLLNMKRNQKQKLLTRIERDVDLKQQYLEETSENRRQLAELTEDLGSGDSKAEFPRMKGRLIRPVEGHIIQHFGRKYDNQTGTETFFPGIAIEVEVGTEVVASVSGKVAHADYLRGFGNMVILAHGEGWYTLYGHLSRIDVVRGEAVEAGDIIGLSGQSGSDVGPALFFGVRNREESFDPVEWLK